The Juglans regia cultivar Chandler chromosome 2, Walnut 2.0, whole genome shotgun sequence genome includes a window with the following:
- the LOC109000095 gene encoding pectin acetylesterase 8-like, which yields MAFAILAQCLNLLLCALLLLKTEGFNVGITYVQNAVAKGAVCLDGSPPAYHWDKGFGAGMNNWLVHIEGGGWCNNVTTCLSRKSTRLGSSKEMVKEIAFSGLLSKYQKFNPDFYNWNRIKVRYCDGASFTGDVEAVDPETNLHFRGARVWLAVIEDLLSKGMRSAENAILSGCSAGGLTSLLHCDNFRALVPIGAKVKCLSDAGYFINTKDVSGTQHIEAFYSEVVATHGSAKNLPSSCTSKMRPGLCFFPQNIVQQIKTPIFLVNAAYDSWQIKNILAPGVADPHGYWHSCKLDIKNCSPTQLSTMQDFRTQFLSALNGLGTSSSRGLFIDSCYAHCQTEMQETWLRDDSPLLARTTIAKAVGDWFYDRSPFQKIDCPYPSNPTCHNLVFDSNEHLPMNRSWVNLITTNSSDYNANDRSCTQHNIHQSSNCTCIRNSSHLFLFLIILRAMF from the exons ATGGCGTTTGCAATATTAGCCCAATGTTTAAACCTTCTATTATGTGCCTTGCTACTGCTCAAAACAGAAGGCTTTAATGTAGGAATTACTTATGTCCAGAATGCTGTAGCAAAAGGAGCTG TTTGTTTGGATGGAAGTCCGCCAGCTTACCACTGGGATAAGGGATTTGGTGCAGGAATGAACAATTGGTTGGTTCACATTGAG GGAGGTGGATGGTGCAACAATGTCACCACTTGCCTTTCTCGTAAGAGTACTCGTCTAGGTTCATCTAAGGAAATGGTCAAGGAAATTGCTTTCTCTGGCTTGCTAAGTaaatatcaaaagtttaatCCTG ACTTTTACAACTGGAACAGAATCAAGGTTAGGTACTGTGATGGGGCATCATTTACAGGTGATGTGGAAGCAGTCGATCCA GAAACTAACCTTCACTTCAGAGGAGCAAGGGTTTGGCTTGCTGTCATTGAGGATCTGTTATCCAAAGGAATGAGAAGTGCTGAAAAT GCTATTCTCTCCGGTTGTTCGGCTGGAGGATTGACTTCTCTTTTGCATTGTGATAACTTCAGAGCTCTTGTACCTATAGGTGCTAAAGTTAAATGCCTGTCGGATGCTGGTTACTTTATCAACAC GAAGGATGTTTCTGGAACACAACACATTGAAGCATTTTATAGTGAAGTGGTTGCGACACAT GGTTCAGCGAAGAATTTACCTTCTTCATGCACCTCAAAAATGAGACCTGGGTTG TGTTTCTTTCCCCAAAACATAGTACAGCaaatcaaaacaccaatatttctTGTAAATGCAGCCTATGATTCATGGCAG ATAAAAAACATTTTGGCGCCTGGTGTTGCTGACCCCCATGGCTACTGGCATAGCTGCAAACTTGATATAAAGAACTGCTCACCCACTCAATTAAGTACCATGCAAG atttcaggACGCAATTTTTAAGTGCGTTGAATGGACTGGGCACCTCTTCATCTAGAGGATTATTCATAGACTCTTGCTATGCCCACTGCCAAACCGAAATGCAGGAGACATGGTTAAGGGATGATTCTCCATTGCTGGCCAGAACA ACAATTGCGAAGGCAGTTGGAGACTGGTTTTATGACCGAAGTCCATTCCAAAAGATAGATTGCCCTTATCCTTCCAATCCCACTTGCCACAACCTTGTTTTCGATTCTAACGAACACTTGCCAATGAACAGGTCATGGGTTAATCTGATAACTACTAACTCATCTGACTACAATGCAAATGACAGATCATGTACACAACATAACATACATCAAAGTTCCAATTGCACTTGTATAAGGAACTCTAgtcatctctttcttttcctcatcattCTTAGGGCAATGTTCTAG
- the LOC108999950 gene encoding uncharacterized protein LOC108999950, with protein MACALFDSGATRSFVSAMFARTCNLLTQTFAQTIVVSIPDGSTITSTHILKNCPLTPKERLMEVDLIVFDQLEFDVILGMDWLSKLCVRIDCRSKEIIFDSPARKCIVNDATAYLAFIVENYGGNKENQRIPIVEEYPEVFTDDLSGLPPDRET; from the exons atggctTGCGCTTTATTCGACTCTGGCGCTACGAGGTCCTTTGTGTCTGCAATGTTTGCACGCACGTGTAATCTGCTGACTCAGACGTTCGCTCAAACTATAGTAGTGTCAATTCCTGATGGGAGCACGATCACCAGTACTCACATATTGAAAAATTGCCCTTTAACCCCAAAGGAGAGATTGATGGAAGTCGACTTAATCGTCTTCGACCAACTAGAGTTCGACGTTATACTAGGAATGGACTGGCTATCCAAACTCTGTGTTAGGATAGACTGTCGGAGCAAGGAAATTATCTTTGATTCACCC GCAAGGAAGTGCATCGTTAATGATGCCACGGCCTACTTAGCATTCATAGTGGAGAATTATGGTGGTAATAAGGAGAATCAAAGGATACCTATAGTTGAGGAGTATCCTGAGGTTTTCACCGATGATCTATCGGGATTACCCCCTGATAGAGAAACATAG